A genomic region of Alligator mississippiensis isolate rAllMis1 chromosome 4, rAllMis1, whole genome shotgun sequence contains the following coding sequences:
- the GPATCH8 gene encoding G patch domain-containing protein 8 isoform X1 produces MADRFSRFNEDRDFQGNHFDQYEEGHLEIEQASLDKPIESDNIGHRLLQKHGWKLGQGLGKSLQGRTDPIPIVVKYDVMGMGRMEMELDYAEDATERRRVLEVEKEDTEELRQKYKDYVDKEKAIAKALEDLRANFYCELCDKQYQKHQEFDNHINSYDHAHKQEGTRDYCESGTIADVLKANPSNFGVQITRRLKDLKQREFARNVSSRSRKDEKKQEKALRRLHELAEQRRQSECAPGSGPMFKTTTVAVDEEGGGDDENESAANSSSSIQTTSSQATEMIMDRGVLNTGQVSSTLMPGQLPIQTTQAISFGLKNNSGTPLQKIGVSFSFAKKAPVKLESIASVFKDHVDESSPTDGTKSDDRASDQGALQKAGETENTNSPDGKPDEDDSHEKDSGGSLATTLSKLKKMRREDGPAPIEPEYYHYIPPAHCKVKPNFQFLLFMKSTEQMEAENVNKKNVHDTKKGNSPKPKAGKHVEKSAESTVQQKELSTVELTDQKGKMETKQTPENASVVESKRSTENDPPEPDATKATQPAPSGKEVSDGPKHPTGPFFPVLSKDESTTLQWPSELLIFTKVEPSVSYSCNPLYFDFKLSRNKDAKAKGTEKSKDPVGLSKENVLSMESSDIIKGKETGCITNSSVVKMETKSVSTCSTQNKHDSNLASASKLEGADDSSKNLTNKKDKSGKSHKHKKKKKHKKSSKHKRKHKEEAEEKSRKTDMGDEKPKKRKKHKHKKSKSSFSTESETVLKTEVPEDCSHFQKKKHCFQDTQRKSVSAEEGSSSKKDDCGNSSQDHSSKKHKADLQQLSSVSRRRCSAPSVSRSSHRSRQSSGDYDSDEGSRRKHFRQKSLSQYSDDYDSGSDHSRSRSRSGRRHSSRRSSRRSYSTSSDASASSDHSRYSRRRSYSADSYSDYSDRSRCHSKRSRSDDDSDYNSPNRRSKRHKYSSSEDDYSLSRSRSRSRSRSHTHVRGRSRTRSRGRTRSSSCSRSRSKRRSRSVTGRSWKRSRSYSRDRSRSTRSHSQRSLSRKGSRGHESPEERRSGRRDFIRSKIYRSQSPHYFRAGRSEGSLKKEESKGDEAKTSGLLSQNSSSSSLGKASESDCSPEERNSVTAKLLLEKIQSRKVEKKPCSTDEMLAGANKLGIKLKDPPQGYFGPKLPPSLGNKPVLPLIGKLPTVRKPSTKRYEESGIERGEEQELSEPEEASPGSGEAQLAGQPLLEEVVMVMQDKPLEEQKHEEPAAEMPSVSLEAQALPECYNSGDLVMPHNFLSDPNDSEALEPMDGGNQPVPVETSIMPLVPDVEHFPGYVPQSGEPSIEGDPEGAEDSSLAPLESQPITFTPEEMEKYSKLQQAAQQHIQQQLLAKQVKAFPASAALAPAAPALQPIHIQQPAAASATSITTVQHAILQHHAAAAAAAIGIHPHPHPQPLAQVHHIPQPHLTPISLSHLTHSIIPGHPATFLASHPIHIIPASAIHPGPFTFHPVPHAALYPTLLAPRPAAAAAATALHLHPLLHPIFSGQDLQHPPSHGT; encoded by the exons CTTGATTATGCTGAAGATGCCACTGAACGGAGGCGTGTACTGGAGGTGGAAAAAGAAGACACTGAAGAGCTGAGGCAGAAGTACAAG GATTATGTCGACAAAGAAAAGGCAATTGCCAAGGCCCTGGAAGACCTCAGAGCAAACTTTTACTGTGAACTGTGCGACAAGCAGTATCAAAAGCATCAAGAGTTTGACAACCATATAAACTCTTATGACCATGCTCATAAACAG GAAGGAACTCGGGATTATTGCGAATCAGGGACAATAG CTGATGTATTGAAAGCAAATCCTTCTAATTTTGGAGTCCAGATCACAAGA AGGTTGAAGGATCTCAAGCAAAGGGAGTTTGCTCGCAATGTCTCTTCAAGATCACGTAAAGATGAGAAAAAGCAGGAGAAGGCCCTTCGGCGTCTACATGAATTGGCTGAACAGAGAAGACAGTCTGAATG tgctcctggaagtgggcCCATGTTCAAAACAACCACTGTGGCTGTAGATGAAGAAGGTGGTGGCGATGATGAGAATGAATCAGCAGCTAACAGCAGTTCTTCCATCCAAACAACTTCTAGTCAGGCCACAGAAATGATAATGGACAGAGGTGTCCTTAACACTGGACAAGTCAGTAGCACCCTTATGCCTGGACAGTTGCCCATCCAGACAACACAGGCAATCAGTTTTGGCCTTAAGAATAATTCAGGAACGCCACTGCAAAAAATAGGAGTTTCATTCTCGTTTGCCAAGAAGGCTCCAGTAAAACTTGAGTCTATAGCATCTGTTTTCAAAGACCATGTGGATGAATCTAGTCCTACAGATGGAACAAAATCTGATGATAGAGCCTCTGATCAAGGAGCTCTGCAGAAGGCTGGTGAGACTGAAAACACAAATAGTCCAGATGGCAAACCTGATGAAGATGACTCACATGAAAAAGACAGTGGTGGGTCTTTAGCCACTACTCTATCTAAATTAAAAAAgatgagaagagaagatggaCCAGCACCAATAGAGCCAGAATATTATCATTATATTCCCCCAGCCCATTGTAAAGTAAAACCTAACTTTCAGTTCTTACTTTTCATGAAATCCACAGAACAAATGGAAGCAGAAAAtgtgaacaaaaaaaatgtacatgACACTAAAAAGGGTAATTCTCCAAAACCCAAGGCTGGCAAGCATGTAGAAAAATCAGCTGAGAGCACTGTGCAGCAGAAGGAACTAAGTACTGTTGAACTTACAGACCAGAAAggcaaaatggaaacaaaacaaactccAGAAAATGCAAGTGTTGTCGAAAGCAAACGTTCTACAGAAAATGATCCACCAGAACCAGATGCTACTAAAGCCACTCAGCCTGCCCCAAGTGGAAAAGAAGTGAGTGATGGACCAAAACATCCAACAGGACCTTTTTTCCCAGTTTTGAGTAAAGATGAAAGTACTACTCTCCAGTGGCCTTCAGAACTTCTGATATTTACCAAGGTAGAGCCATCAGTTTCATACAGTTGTAACCCCTTGTATTTTGATTTTAAGTTGTCACGCAACAAAGATGCTAAAGCTAAAGGAACAGAAAAATCTAAGGACCCTGTCGGTCTTTCTAAGGAAAATGTACTGTCCATGGAATCCAGTGACATAATCAAAGGCAAGGAGACAGGCTGCATAACTAATAGCTCAGTTGTAAAAATGGAAACTAAATCGGTGTCTACTTGCAGCACCCAGAACAAGCATGACTCCAACTTGGCAAGTGCCAGCAAACTGGAAGGAGCTGATGACAGTAGCAAAAATTTAACCAATAAAAAAGACAAGTCTGGGAAATCCCataaacataaaaagaaaaagaagcacaaAAAATCCAGCAAGCACAAACGTAAACACAAGGAAGAAGCTGAAGAGAAAAGTCGAAAAACTGACATGGGGGATGAGAAGCCCAAGAAACggaaaaaacacaaacacaaaaaaagTAAATCATCTTTTTCCACTGAATCTGAGACAGTGCTGAAAactgaagtgcctgaagactgtaGCCATTTCCAGAAGAAAAAGCACTGTTTTCAGGACACTCAAAGAAAGTCTGTCTCTGCTGAAGAGGGAAGCAGTAGCAAAAAAGATGACTGTGGTAACTCTTCCCAAGATCACAGCAGCAAAAAACACAAGGCTGACCTGCAACAGTTGTCTTCTGTGTCAAGGAGGCGCTGTTCTGCTCCTTCTGTTAGTAGGTCCAGCCACAGGAGCCGACAAAGTAGTGGAGACTATGACAGTGATGAAGGTTCTCGTCGGAAGCACTTCCGACAGAAATCTCTGTCACAATACAGCGATGACTATGACTCTGGTAGTGACCACTCCAGAAGCCGTTCCAGATCGGGACGAAGGCATTCTTCTCGAAGGTCATCTAGAAGGTCATACTCGACGAGTTCTGATGCCTCTGCTTCTTCAGACCACAGTAGATACAGTCGCAGGAGAAGTTATTCTGCTGATAGCTATAGTGATTACAGTGATAGATCAAGATGTCATTCCAAGAGGTCTCGTTCCGACGATGATTCTGACTACAACAGCCCAAATCGCAGATCAAAAAGGCACAAGTATTCCTCTTCAGAGGATGACTACAGCCTTAGTAGAAGCAGGTCTAGAAGTCGAAGCAGGAGTCATACCCATGTTAGGGGGAGGTCAAGGACAAGAAGTCGGGGCAGAACACGGAGCAGCAGTTGCAGTCGCAGTCGAAGCAAGAGAAGAAGTCGAAGCGTGACTGGCCGCAGTTGGAAACGGAGTCGTAGCTACAGTCGGGATCGCAGCCGCAGCACAAGAAGCCATTCACAGAGGTCTCTTTCAAGAAAGGGATCTCGTGGCCACGAGAGCCCCGAAGAGAGGAGATCAGGGCGAAGAGACTTCATCAGATCTAAAATCTACCGCTCACAGTCCCCTCACTATTTCAGAGCTGGCCGAAGTGAAGGGTCTTTGAAAAAAGAAGAGAGCAAAGGAGATGAAGCAAAGACATCTGGCTTGCTTTCTCAGAATAGCAGCAGTTCTAGTCTAGGAAAAGCTTCTGAAAGTGATTGCAGTCCGGAAGAGAGAAACTCTGTCACAGCAAAACTTCTGCTCGAAAAGATTCAGTCTAGGAAGGTTGAAAAGAAGCCCTGTTCTACTGATGAAATGCTAGCAGGGGCAAACAAGCTTGGGATAAAACTTAAAGATCCTCCGCAGGGATATTTTGGCCCTAAGCTTCCTCCTTCATTAGGTAACAAACCGGTTCTCCCTTTAATTGGGAAGCTACCTACAGTCCGAAAACCAAGTACAAAAAGATACGAAGAGTCTGGGATAGAAAGGGGTGAGGAACAAGAGCTGTCAGAGCCTGAGGAAGCTTCCCCAGGAAGTGGGGAAGCTCAGTTGGCAGGTCAGCCtctgctggaggaggtggtgatGGTAATGCAAGACAAACCTCTAGAAGAACAGAAGCATGAAGAGCCTGCTGCAGAAATGCCATCAGTTTCTCTTGAAGCACAGGCACTTCCTGAATGTTATAATTCAGGAGATCTGGTAATGCCACACAACTTTCTCTCTGATCCAAATGATAGCGAAGCTTTAGAACCTATGGATGGTGGGAACCAGCCTGTCCCTGTAGAAACAAGCATCATGCCTTTAGTTCCAGATGTTGAACACTTTCCTGGTTATGTACCTCAAAGTGGGGAACCAAGTATTGAAGGAGATCCAGAAGGAGCAGAAGATTCCTCTCTTGCACCACTTGAGAGCCAACCAATCACTTTCACACCCGAAGAAATGGAGAAGTACAGTAAGCTTCAGCAAGCAGCTCAACAGCACATTCAGCAGCAGCTTCTAGCAAAGCAGGTCAAAGCCTTCCCTGCTTCTGCAGCGCTGGCACCAGCTGCACCTGCTCTACAACCTATACACattcagcagccagcagctgcgtCTGCAACATCAATCACCACTGTGCAGCATGCCATTCTGcagcaccatgctgctgctgctgctgcagctatagGGATTCACCCACATCCTCATCCTCAGCCTCTTGCTCAGGTTCATCACATACCCCAGCCACACTTAACACCCATTTCATTGTCCCATTTGACCCACTCTATTATTCCAGGGCACCCTGCTACATTTTTAGCCAGCCACCCCATCCATATCATTCCTGCGTCGGCTATACACCCAGGTCCTTTCACCTTTCATCCTGTTCCACACGCGGCTCTTTATCCGACACTTCTTGCCCCTcgacctgctgctgcagcagctgccacagcatTGCATCTTCATCCATTGTTGCACCCCATTTTCTCAGGTCAGGACTTACAGCACCCACCTAGTCATGGCACATGA
- the GPATCH8 gene encoding G patch domain-containing protein 8 isoform X2 — translation MADRFSRFNEDRDFQGNHFDQYEEGHLEIEQASLDKPIESDNIGHRLLQKHGWKLGQGLGKSLQGRTDPIPIVVKYDVMGMGRMEMELDYAEDATERRRVLEVEKEDTEELRQKYKDYVDKEKAIAKALEDLRANFYCELCDKQYQKHQEFDNHINSYDHAHKQRLKDLKQREFARNVSSRSRKDEKKQEKALRRLHELAEQRRQSECAPGSGPMFKTTTVAVDEEGGGDDENESAANSSSSIQTTSSQATEMIMDRGVLNTGQVSSTLMPGQLPIQTTQAISFGLKNNSGTPLQKIGVSFSFAKKAPVKLESIASVFKDHVDESSPTDGTKSDDRASDQGALQKAGETENTNSPDGKPDEDDSHEKDSGGSLATTLSKLKKMRREDGPAPIEPEYYHYIPPAHCKVKPNFQFLLFMKSTEQMEAENVNKKNVHDTKKGNSPKPKAGKHVEKSAESTVQQKELSTVELTDQKGKMETKQTPENASVVESKRSTENDPPEPDATKATQPAPSGKEVSDGPKHPTGPFFPVLSKDESTTLQWPSELLIFTKVEPSVSYSCNPLYFDFKLSRNKDAKAKGTEKSKDPVGLSKENVLSMESSDIIKGKETGCITNSSVVKMETKSVSTCSTQNKHDSNLASASKLEGADDSSKNLTNKKDKSGKSHKHKKKKKHKKSSKHKRKHKEEAEEKSRKTDMGDEKPKKRKKHKHKKSKSSFSTESETVLKTEVPEDCSHFQKKKHCFQDTQRKSVSAEEGSSSKKDDCGNSSQDHSSKKHKADLQQLSSVSRRRCSAPSVSRSSHRSRQSSGDYDSDEGSRRKHFRQKSLSQYSDDYDSGSDHSRSRSRSGRRHSSRRSSRRSYSTSSDASASSDHSRYSRRRSYSADSYSDYSDRSRCHSKRSRSDDDSDYNSPNRRSKRHKYSSSEDDYSLSRSRSRSRSRSHTHVRGRSRTRSRGRTRSSSCSRSRSKRRSRSVTGRSWKRSRSYSRDRSRSTRSHSQRSLSRKGSRGHESPEERRSGRRDFIRSKIYRSQSPHYFRAGRSEGSLKKEESKGDEAKTSGLLSQNSSSSSLGKASESDCSPEERNSVTAKLLLEKIQSRKVEKKPCSTDEMLAGANKLGIKLKDPPQGYFGPKLPPSLGNKPVLPLIGKLPTVRKPSTKRYEESGIERGEEQELSEPEEASPGSGEAQLAGQPLLEEVVMVMQDKPLEEQKHEEPAAEMPSVSLEAQALPECYNSGDLVMPHNFLSDPNDSEALEPMDGGNQPVPVETSIMPLVPDVEHFPGYVPQSGEPSIEGDPEGAEDSSLAPLESQPITFTPEEMEKYSKLQQAAQQHIQQQLLAKQVKAFPASAALAPAAPALQPIHIQQPAAASATSITTVQHAILQHHAAAAAAAIGIHPHPHPQPLAQVHHIPQPHLTPISLSHLTHSIIPGHPATFLASHPIHIIPASAIHPGPFTFHPVPHAALYPTLLAPRPAAAAAATALHLHPLLHPIFSGQDLQHPPSHGT, via the exons CTTGATTATGCTGAAGATGCCACTGAACGGAGGCGTGTACTGGAGGTGGAAAAAGAAGACACTGAAGAGCTGAGGCAGAAGTACAAG GATTATGTCGACAAAGAAAAGGCAATTGCCAAGGCCCTGGAAGACCTCAGAGCAAACTTTTACTGTGAACTGTGCGACAAGCAGTATCAAAAGCATCAAGAGTTTGACAACCATATAAACTCTTATGACCATGCTCATAAACAG AGGTTGAAGGATCTCAAGCAAAGGGAGTTTGCTCGCAATGTCTCTTCAAGATCACGTAAAGATGAGAAAAAGCAGGAGAAGGCCCTTCGGCGTCTACATGAATTGGCTGAACAGAGAAGACAGTCTGAATG tgctcctggaagtgggcCCATGTTCAAAACAACCACTGTGGCTGTAGATGAAGAAGGTGGTGGCGATGATGAGAATGAATCAGCAGCTAACAGCAGTTCTTCCATCCAAACAACTTCTAGTCAGGCCACAGAAATGATAATGGACAGAGGTGTCCTTAACACTGGACAAGTCAGTAGCACCCTTATGCCTGGACAGTTGCCCATCCAGACAACACAGGCAATCAGTTTTGGCCTTAAGAATAATTCAGGAACGCCACTGCAAAAAATAGGAGTTTCATTCTCGTTTGCCAAGAAGGCTCCAGTAAAACTTGAGTCTATAGCATCTGTTTTCAAAGACCATGTGGATGAATCTAGTCCTACAGATGGAACAAAATCTGATGATAGAGCCTCTGATCAAGGAGCTCTGCAGAAGGCTGGTGAGACTGAAAACACAAATAGTCCAGATGGCAAACCTGATGAAGATGACTCACATGAAAAAGACAGTGGTGGGTCTTTAGCCACTACTCTATCTAAATTAAAAAAgatgagaagagaagatggaCCAGCACCAATAGAGCCAGAATATTATCATTATATTCCCCCAGCCCATTGTAAAGTAAAACCTAACTTTCAGTTCTTACTTTTCATGAAATCCACAGAACAAATGGAAGCAGAAAAtgtgaacaaaaaaaatgtacatgACACTAAAAAGGGTAATTCTCCAAAACCCAAGGCTGGCAAGCATGTAGAAAAATCAGCTGAGAGCACTGTGCAGCAGAAGGAACTAAGTACTGTTGAACTTACAGACCAGAAAggcaaaatggaaacaaaacaaactccAGAAAATGCAAGTGTTGTCGAAAGCAAACGTTCTACAGAAAATGATCCACCAGAACCAGATGCTACTAAAGCCACTCAGCCTGCCCCAAGTGGAAAAGAAGTGAGTGATGGACCAAAACATCCAACAGGACCTTTTTTCCCAGTTTTGAGTAAAGATGAAAGTACTACTCTCCAGTGGCCTTCAGAACTTCTGATATTTACCAAGGTAGAGCCATCAGTTTCATACAGTTGTAACCCCTTGTATTTTGATTTTAAGTTGTCACGCAACAAAGATGCTAAAGCTAAAGGAACAGAAAAATCTAAGGACCCTGTCGGTCTTTCTAAGGAAAATGTACTGTCCATGGAATCCAGTGACATAATCAAAGGCAAGGAGACAGGCTGCATAACTAATAGCTCAGTTGTAAAAATGGAAACTAAATCGGTGTCTACTTGCAGCACCCAGAACAAGCATGACTCCAACTTGGCAAGTGCCAGCAAACTGGAAGGAGCTGATGACAGTAGCAAAAATTTAACCAATAAAAAAGACAAGTCTGGGAAATCCCataaacataaaaagaaaaagaagcacaaAAAATCCAGCAAGCACAAACGTAAACACAAGGAAGAAGCTGAAGAGAAAAGTCGAAAAACTGACATGGGGGATGAGAAGCCCAAGAAACggaaaaaacacaaacacaaaaaaagTAAATCATCTTTTTCCACTGAATCTGAGACAGTGCTGAAAactgaagtgcctgaagactgtaGCCATTTCCAGAAGAAAAAGCACTGTTTTCAGGACACTCAAAGAAAGTCTGTCTCTGCTGAAGAGGGAAGCAGTAGCAAAAAAGATGACTGTGGTAACTCTTCCCAAGATCACAGCAGCAAAAAACACAAGGCTGACCTGCAACAGTTGTCTTCTGTGTCAAGGAGGCGCTGTTCTGCTCCTTCTGTTAGTAGGTCCAGCCACAGGAGCCGACAAAGTAGTGGAGACTATGACAGTGATGAAGGTTCTCGTCGGAAGCACTTCCGACAGAAATCTCTGTCACAATACAGCGATGACTATGACTCTGGTAGTGACCACTCCAGAAGCCGTTCCAGATCGGGACGAAGGCATTCTTCTCGAAGGTCATCTAGAAGGTCATACTCGACGAGTTCTGATGCCTCTGCTTCTTCAGACCACAGTAGATACAGTCGCAGGAGAAGTTATTCTGCTGATAGCTATAGTGATTACAGTGATAGATCAAGATGTCATTCCAAGAGGTCTCGTTCCGACGATGATTCTGACTACAACAGCCCAAATCGCAGATCAAAAAGGCACAAGTATTCCTCTTCAGAGGATGACTACAGCCTTAGTAGAAGCAGGTCTAGAAGTCGAAGCAGGAGTCATACCCATGTTAGGGGGAGGTCAAGGACAAGAAGTCGGGGCAGAACACGGAGCAGCAGTTGCAGTCGCAGTCGAAGCAAGAGAAGAAGTCGAAGCGTGACTGGCCGCAGTTGGAAACGGAGTCGTAGCTACAGTCGGGATCGCAGCCGCAGCACAAGAAGCCATTCACAGAGGTCTCTTTCAAGAAAGGGATCTCGTGGCCACGAGAGCCCCGAAGAGAGGAGATCAGGGCGAAGAGACTTCATCAGATCTAAAATCTACCGCTCACAGTCCCCTCACTATTTCAGAGCTGGCCGAAGTGAAGGGTCTTTGAAAAAAGAAGAGAGCAAAGGAGATGAAGCAAAGACATCTGGCTTGCTTTCTCAGAATAGCAGCAGTTCTAGTCTAGGAAAAGCTTCTGAAAGTGATTGCAGTCCGGAAGAGAGAAACTCTGTCACAGCAAAACTTCTGCTCGAAAAGATTCAGTCTAGGAAGGTTGAAAAGAAGCCCTGTTCTACTGATGAAATGCTAGCAGGGGCAAACAAGCTTGGGATAAAACTTAAAGATCCTCCGCAGGGATATTTTGGCCCTAAGCTTCCTCCTTCATTAGGTAACAAACCGGTTCTCCCTTTAATTGGGAAGCTACCTACAGTCCGAAAACCAAGTACAAAAAGATACGAAGAGTCTGGGATAGAAAGGGGTGAGGAACAAGAGCTGTCAGAGCCTGAGGAAGCTTCCCCAGGAAGTGGGGAAGCTCAGTTGGCAGGTCAGCCtctgctggaggaggtggtgatGGTAATGCAAGACAAACCTCTAGAAGAACAGAAGCATGAAGAGCCTGCTGCAGAAATGCCATCAGTTTCTCTTGAAGCACAGGCACTTCCTGAATGTTATAATTCAGGAGATCTGGTAATGCCACACAACTTTCTCTCTGATCCAAATGATAGCGAAGCTTTAGAACCTATGGATGGTGGGAACCAGCCTGTCCCTGTAGAAACAAGCATCATGCCTTTAGTTCCAGATGTTGAACACTTTCCTGGTTATGTACCTCAAAGTGGGGAACCAAGTATTGAAGGAGATCCAGAAGGAGCAGAAGATTCCTCTCTTGCACCACTTGAGAGCCAACCAATCACTTTCACACCCGAAGAAATGGAGAAGTACAGTAAGCTTCAGCAAGCAGCTCAACAGCACATTCAGCAGCAGCTTCTAGCAAAGCAGGTCAAAGCCTTCCCTGCTTCTGCAGCGCTGGCACCAGCTGCACCTGCTCTACAACCTATACACattcagcagccagcagctgcgtCTGCAACATCAATCACCACTGTGCAGCATGCCATTCTGcagcaccatgctgctgctgctgctgcagctatagGGATTCACCCACATCCTCATCCTCAGCCTCTTGCTCAGGTTCATCACATACCCCAGCCACACTTAACACCCATTTCATTGTCCCATTTGACCCACTCTATTATTCCAGGGCACCCTGCTACATTTTTAGCCAGCCACCCCATCCATATCATTCCTGCGTCGGCTATACACCCAGGTCCTTTCACCTTTCATCCTGTTCCACACGCGGCTCTTTATCCGACACTTCTTGCCCCTcgacctgctgctgcagcagctgccacagcatTGCATCTTCATCCATTGTTGCACCCCATTTTCTCAGGTCAGGACTTACAGCACCCACCTAGTCATGGCACATGA